The following proteins are co-located in the Paenibacillus sp. FSL H8-0079 genome:
- a CDS encoding ATPase, T2SS/T4P/T4SS family → MLWNTIWISLILILCLTYIWFKYRTFLREKNARVPEQESFTIDMLIEKVKNSLHELSHSQLADAGLHEEEYRRRINQRAEMRKALKGCVSGSVSDKTYVKNLIGDLLTRSIGLNKSNVDEVILFAEPDLLTIQDRFEIVFYMYRQQFGVDALSRMIDTYDLGRLRMEEGSEDGGSYYISEEDIRYVFECEYRELGFREKTDIIVQRIYQHYKGFSVVDEIRDQRIDGVSGGVSGMLDAVHNMGLQKPASWNDLLDQGLEDDAHEEPLSGMESVWVFYKGKSIHLSFLSFGSIRELKRVCQNIYKYNYPGQLSEASGYKVNEMKDGSRVVVVRPPFAESWAFFVRKFDIPNASLEQLVTGNNANLPITLLQYLMKGSRITAVTGAQGSGKTTLLMAMVKHIYASYTLRVQEMAFELQLRRIYSRRNILSFRETEHISGQQGLDLQKKTDGTVNILGEVASDEVAAWMIQMSQVASLFTLFTHHAKTFRDLVFSLRNSLLKTGMFQHEHIAEEQVVSVINFDVHMKKDAEGRRYIERITECLPRANQGDSVEERAGFTFRNVVEYRDGEYVATAPISAGCMMDMREQMTLQDAERFEQFMKQHWGDQHDN, encoded by the coding sequence GAAGAACTCGCTCCACGAGCTTAGTCATAGTCAACTCGCGGATGCGGGTCTGCACGAAGAAGAATATCGTCGAAGAATCAATCAACGTGCCGAGATGAGAAAAGCCCTGAAAGGCTGTGTCTCAGGCAGTGTCAGCGACAAAACATATGTCAAAAACTTGATAGGGGATCTGCTGACCCGAAGCATAGGCCTGAACAAATCAAATGTAGATGAAGTAATTTTGTTTGCAGAACCAGATTTGTTGACGATCCAGGACCGATTCGAAATTGTGTTCTATATGTACCGACAGCAATTCGGTGTGGATGCTCTTTCCCGAATGATTGATACCTACGATCTTGGCAGGCTGAGAATGGAGGAAGGTTCGGAGGACGGAGGGAGTTATTATATCTCTGAGGAGGATATTCGGTATGTGTTCGAATGCGAATATCGGGAGCTTGGATTCAGAGAAAAGACGGATATCATCGTGCAACGTATCTATCAGCATTACAAAGGGTTCTCCGTTGTTGATGAGATAAGGGACCAACGTATTGACGGTGTTAGTGGTGGTGTCAGCGGTATGCTGGATGCTGTTCATAATATGGGACTTCAAAAACCGGCATCATGGAATGATCTGCTGGATCAAGGACTGGAGGATGATGCACATGAAGAACCGCTAAGCGGGATGGAAAGTGTATGGGTTTTCTATAAAGGTAAGTCCATTCATCTGTCCTTTCTGTCATTCGGCAGCATCCGTGAACTGAAACGGGTGTGCCAGAATATATACAAATACAATTATCCGGGACAGTTGTCGGAAGCAAGTGGATACAAAGTGAATGAGATGAAAGACGGCTCTCGTGTCGTTGTGGTTCGTCCTCCTTTTGCAGAATCATGGGCGTTCTTCGTCCGGAAGTTCGATATTCCGAATGCCTCACTTGAACAGTTGGTTACGGGTAACAACGCAAATCTGCCAATTACATTGCTTCAATATCTGATGAAAGGAAGTCGGATTACAGCTGTAACCGGGGCACAGGGGTCTGGTAAAACGACGCTGCTCATGGCTATGGTCAAACACATCTATGCATCGTATACCCTTCGGGTGCAGGAGATGGCGTTTGAACTGCAATTAAGACGGATTTATAGCCGACGTAATATTTTGAGTTTCCGAGAGACTGAACACATTTCAGGTCAACAAGGGCTTGATTTGCAGAAAAAGACGGATGGTACCGTCAATATTCTCGGTGAGGTTGCGAGTGATGAAGTGGCTGCATGGATGATTCAAATGTCCCAGGTTGCCAGTCTGTTCACCCTGTTTACCCACCATGCCAAAACCTTTCGTGATTTGGTCTTCTCCCTGCGTAATTCCTTGCTCAAGACAGGCATGTTCCAACATGAACATATTGCTGAGGAGCAGGTTGTCAGTGTCATTAATTTCGATGTTCATATGAAGAAAGATGCTGAGGGACGAAGATATATCGAACGTATTACGGAGTGTCTTCCTCGTGCGAATCAAGGTGACAGCGTGGAAGAGAGGGCAGGTTTTACATTTCGTAATGTTGTGGAGTACAGAGATGGAGAGTACGTTGCGACAGCTCCAATCTCTGCGGGATGCATGATGGATATGCGAGAACAGATGACTTTGCAGGATGCTGAGAGATTTGAGCAGTTTATGAAGCAACACTGGGGTGATCAGCATGACAATTAA